The following coding sequences lie in one Pontibacter sp. G13 genomic window:
- a CDS encoding alcohol dehydrogenase catalytic domain-containing protein, giving the protein MKAAYYTSKGTFEVGSNAPIAPAAGEVRLEVAYCGVCGTDVHIYHGVMDQRIGPPQIVGHEASATVAELGEGVEGFAVGDKVAIRPLHFGAAHPFDKGHKHVGKNLKFIGIDSAGAFQQSWTVPAYTLHKLPEALSLEHGAFIEPLSVACHDVKLGRVKAGENCLVMGGGPIGTLIAFVLKEKGANVIMSEVNKTRVDMLRGLGFQVVNPAEENLLERISELTGTAMIDCAFEVSGSQAAVTSMTEVVNVRGRIVMVAIHGGGPRQVDLFKFFWSEIELIGARLYEEDDYEEAIRIAASGAIPFETLITQVRNLDDIQAVFEEIDNNPAGMKYLINCQA; this is encoded by the coding sequence ATGAAAGCTGCATACTATACATCCAAAGGAACTTTTGAGGTTGGTTCCAACGCACCTATTGCTCCTGCTGCGGGCGAGGTTCGGCTAGAAGTCGCCTACTGTGGTGTTTGTGGAACTGATGTCCACATTTATCACGGAGTCATGGACCAGCGCATCGGTCCTCCCCAAATTGTCGGACACGAAGCATCTGCAACCGTGGCAGAACTCGGCGAAGGCGTCGAAGGATTTGCCGTAGGAGATAAGGTCGCCATCCGCCCCTTGCATTTCGGAGCTGCGCACCCTTTTGACAAGGGCCACAAGCACGTAGGCAAGAATCTGAAATTCATCGGAATTGATAGCGCAGGAGCTTTTCAGCAGAGTTGGACCGTTCCAGCCTACACCCTTCACAAGCTCCCCGAGGCATTGTCTTTGGAGCACGGAGCATTCATCGAACCGCTGTCTGTGGCTTGCCATGATGTGAAATTGGGCAGAGTGAAGGCAGGTGAAAACTGCCTCGTGATGGGCGGCGGACCTATTGGAACCTTGATCGCATTCGTCCTCAAGGAAAAAGGCGCGAATGTCATCATGTCCGAGGTGAACAAGACCCGCGTGGACATGCTTCGTGGACTGGGCTTTCAGGTAGTCAATCCTGCCGAGGAGAATCTGCTGGAGCGCATTTCCGAGTTGACGGGTACGGCCATGATCGATTGCGCCTTCGAAGTTTCTGGTTCTCAGGCAGCTGTCACTTCCATGACCGAGGTGGTGAATGTCCGTGGTCGAATCGTCATGGTGGCTATCCACGGTGGAGGTCCCCGTCAGGTGGATTTGTTCAAGTTTTTCTGGTCCGAAATCGAATTGATCGGTGCCCGCCTCTACGAAGAGGATGACTACGAGGAAGCCATCCGAATTGCCGCTTCTGGCGCTATTCCTTTTGAAACCCTCATCACCCAAGTCCGCAATCTGGACGATATCCAAGCTGTATTCGAAGAAATCGACAACAATCCAGCAGGGATGAAATACCTCATCAACTGCCAAGCATAA
- a CDS encoding glycosyl hydrolase, protein MESYTERDFDRLGITNPDYLSAASKRALNWPERGNEWFCEFEVFDLKGDLAYEEGIVRRDPSAIIEVDGLYYVWYTRGEGPTQGFAGPKEWRVFPWDMCDIWYATSEDGWTWTEQGPAVERGPDGTYDDRSVFTTEIFVHEGTYYLVYQTVQYPYTVRVKNQVGIAYADNPHGPWTKSAEPILSPADNGIWAGEDDNRFNVIKKGDFDSHKVHDPCILHVNGKFHLYYKGEQMGEEITWGGRQIRHGVAVADHPLGPYTKSPYNPISNSGHEICVWPHKGGVASLITTDGPEKNTLQWAPDGINFEIQSVIKGAPHAIGINRSFDSEETPISALQWGLTHQYMNDDYQYIRRFSCHRVTTHVAKGEKSKTH, encoded by the coding sequence ATGGAATCATACACAGAGCGTGATTTTGACAGATTGGGCATCACGAATCCGGACTACTTGAGCGCTGCATCCAAACGGGCTTTGAATTGGCCAGAACGAGGCAATGAGTGGTTCTGTGAATTCGAAGTTTTCGATCTAAAAGGAGATTTGGCCTACGAAGAGGGAATCGTCAGACGCGATCCGAGTGCCATCATCGAAGTGGATGGACTTTACTATGTCTGGTACACCCGTGGCGAGGGTCCTACCCAAGGATTCGCCGGGCCGAAAGAATGGCGCGTTTTCCCTTGGGACATGTGCGATATCTGGTACGCCACTTCAGAGGATGGATGGACCTGGACCGAACAGGGACCAGCCGTGGAAAGAGGCCCAGATGGTACCTACGACGACCGGTCCGTATTCACGACTGAGATCTTCGTGCACGAAGGAACTTATTACCTCGTCTACCAGACCGTTCAATATCCATACACCGTCCGAGTCAAGAACCAAGTAGGGATCGCCTATGCGGACAATCCGCACGGTCCTTGGACCAAATCCGCAGAACCGATCCTCAGCCCTGCCGACAACGGGATTTGGGCAGGAGAAGATGACAACCGCTTCAACGTCATCAAAAAGGGTGATTTCGATAGCCACAAGGTGCACGATCCCTGCATTCTCCATGTGAACGGGAAATTCCACCTGTACTACAAAGGTGAGCAAATGGGAGAGGAGATCACCTGGGGAGGACGTCAGATCCGACACGGGGTGGCAGTGGCCGATCATCCATTGGGCCCATACACCAAATCGCCCTACAATCCCATCTCCAATAGCGGTCATGAAATTTGCGTCTGGCCCCACAAGGGTGGCGTAGCATCGCTGATTACCACAGACGGTCCCGAGAAAAATACCCTTCAATGGGCCCCTGATGGGATCAATTTCGAAATTCAATCGGTCATTAAAGGAGCGCCTCATGCCATCGGGATCAATCGCTCCTTCGATTCGGAAGAAACCCCTATCTCCGCACTCCAGTGGGGATTGACCCACCAATACATGAATGACGATTATCAGTACATCCGTCGATTCTCTTGCCATCGAGTCACGACTCATGTCGCAAAAGGAGAAAAGTCCAAAACCCACTGA